From a region of the Synechococcus sp. RS9916 genome:
- the gcvP gene encoding aminomethyl-transferring glycine dehydrogenase gives MTQLEQRPQSAETAIKFSPFVQRHVGPNAADQQVMLQALGFADLDAFVRAVVPAAILDAEPPVASMPPGCGEAEALAELRQIGSQNKVRRSLIGLGYHDTATPALIKRHVLENPSWYTAYTPYQAEIAQGRLEALLNFQTLISELTGLPIANASLLDESTAAAEAMGLSFAVCKRPDAKRFLVDAAVLPQTWAVLQTRAEPLGVVLELAEPEAFRWDADVFGVLLQLPGRCGRLWDPKPLIEQAHAHGALATVAIDPFAQVLMAPVGDLGADIAVGSAQRFGVPMAGGGPHAAFFATRDAFKRQVPGRIVGQSRDAEGNPALRLALQTREQHIRRDKATSNICTAQVLLAVMASFYAVHHGPDGLAVIARRMVALRHQLESGLRQLGYPVAEQCRFDGLDVHCPQAPVVHRLASEQGYNLRVLPDGASPEQAEGFGISLDECSDSEELESLLGLLAAALGVTPPPPLERGADDETLSGAALAAALPGVPLRQTPWLQQPVFHQHRSETELLRYIQRLVSRDLSLVHSMIPLGSCTMKLNAAAELAPVSWHGFAALHPFAPAEQLAGFERMVTDLERWLAALTGFAGVSLQPNAGSQGEYAGLLVIRAWHQSRGEAHRDVCLIPTSAHGTNPASAVMAGLRVVAVACDEQGNVDLADLRAKAEQHADRLAALMVTYPSTHGVFEPGIRDICDCVHAHGGQVYLDGANLNAQVGLCRPGAFGADVCHLNLHKTFCIPHGGGGPGVGPIGVATHLLPFLPGHPLATCGGDQAISAVSAAPWGSAGILPISWMYLRLMGPHGLRQATAVALLSANYLARRLDAHFPVLFRGEGGLVAHECILDLRGLKRTAALEVDDIAKRLMDYGFHAPTVSWPVAGTVMVEPTESESLAELDRFCDAMIAIRAEAAAIESGAIDSLNNPLKRAPHTLAAVTADHWDRPYSREQAAFPLAGQRESKFWPHVARIDNAFGDRNLVCTCPSVEELAELPSAG, from the coding sequence TTGACCCAGCTCGAACAGCGTCCACAGTCCGCTGAGACGGCCATCAAGTTTTCGCCCTTTGTGCAGCGCCATGTCGGCCCGAATGCGGCCGATCAGCAGGTGATGCTGCAGGCCCTCGGCTTTGCCGATCTCGACGCGTTCGTACGAGCGGTTGTTCCCGCAGCGATCCTGGATGCGGAGCCGCCGGTGGCGTCGATGCCGCCGGGTTGTGGTGAGGCCGAGGCCCTGGCAGAGCTGCGTCAGATCGGTTCCCAGAACAAGGTCCGCCGCTCCTTGATCGGCTTGGGCTATCACGACACCGCAACTCCGGCGCTGATCAAGCGCCATGTGCTCGAGAACCCGTCCTGGTATACCGCTTACACCCCATATCAAGCAGAGATTGCCCAGGGCCGGTTGGAGGCCCTGCTCAATTTCCAGACTCTGATCAGCGAGCTCACGGGCTTGCCGATCGCCAATGCCTCTCTGCTGGATGAGTCCACCGCTGCGGCCGAAGCGATGGGCCTCAGCTTTGCGGTCTGCAAGCGACCGGATGCCAAGCGCTTCCTGGTGGACGCTGCTGTGTTGCCTCAGACCTGGGCGGTGTTGCAGACCCGCGCTGAGCCCCTCGGGGTGGTGCTGGAGCTGGCGGAACCGGAAGCCTTCCGCTGGGATGCGGATGTGTTTGGGGTGTTGCTGCAGTTGCCCGGGCGCTGCGGACGTCTCTGGGATCCCAAGCCGCTGATCGAGCAGGCCCATGCCCATGGGGCGCTCGCCACTGTGGCGATCGATCCCTTTGCCCAGGTGCTGATGGCCCCTGTGGGTGATCTGGGGGCGGACATTGCCGTGGGTAGTGCCCAGCGCTTTGGTGTGCCCATGGCCGGTGGTGGCCCCCATGCGGCCTTTTTCGCCACGCGCGACGCCTTCAAACGCCAGGTGCCTGGTCGCATCGTCGGCCAGTCACGGGATGCCGAAGGCAACCCTGCCTTGCGCCTGGCACTCCAGACCCGGGAGCAGCACATCCGCCGCGATAAAGCCACCAGCAACATCTGCACCGCCCAAGTGCTGCTGGCAGTGATGGCGTCGTTTTATGCCGTTCATCACGGCCCCGATGGCCTTGCCGTGATCGCCCGGCGCATGGTCGCTTTGCGTCACCAGTTGGAAAGCGGCTTGCGTCAGCTCGGCTACCCGGTGGCTGAGCAGTGTCGTTTCGACGGCCTCGATGTGCATTGCCCTCAGGCTCCCGTGGTGCATCGCCTGGCCTCAGAGCAGGGCTACAACCTGCGGGTGTTGCCTGATGGCGCCTCTCCGGAGCAGGCCGAGGGATTCGGCATCAGCCTGGATGAATGCAGCGATAGCGAGGAGCTGGAGAGCTTGCTGGGGCTTCTGGCTGCGGCCTTGGGCGTCACTCCGCCGCCCCCGCTGGAGAGGGGTGCCGATGATGAAACTCTCTCCGGAGCTGCATTGGCGGCAGCTTTGCCGGGTGTTCCCCTGCGCCAGACCCCCTGGCTGCAGCAGCCGGTGTTCCATCAGCACCGCAGTGAAACGGAGCTGCTGCGCTACATCCAGCGCCTGGTGAGCCGCGATCTCTCCTTGGTGCACAGCATGATCCCGCTGGGCAGCTGCACGATGAAGCTCAATGCGGCGGCGGAACTGGCACCAGTGAGCTGGCATGGCTTTGCCGCTCTGCATCCGTTCGCTCCAGCGGAGCAGCTGGCGGGTTTCGAGCGGATGGTGACTGACCTGGAACGCTGGTTGGCGGCGCTCACCGGATTCGCGGGTGTGTCGTTGCAGCCCAATGCCGGCTCTCAGGGTGAATACGCCGGACTGCTGGTGATTCGTGCCTGGCATCAGTCCCGCGGGGAAGCCCACCGGGATGTGTGTCTGATCCCCACCAGTGCCCATGGCACCAATCCCGCCAGTGCGGTGATGGCAGGCCTGCGGGTGGTGGCGGTGGCCTGCGACGAGCAGGGCAACGTTGACCTGGCGGATCTACGTGCCAAGGCCGAGCAACATGCCGACCGTCTGGCTGCCCTGATGGTCACCTACCCCTCGACCCATGGGGTGTTTGAGCCGGGGATTCGGGACATCTGCGACTGCGTGCATGCCCACGGCGGTCAGGTCTATCTCGATGGCGCCAACCTCAATGCCCAGGTGGGGCTTTGCCGCCCTGGGGCGTTTGGGGCGGATGTCTGCCATCTCAACCTGCACAAGACGTTCTGTATTCCCCATGGTGGTGGCGGGCCTGGGGTTGGTCCGATCGGTGTGGCGACCCATCTGCTGCCCTTCCTTCCCGGTCACCCCCTCGCGACCTGTGGCGGTGACCAGGCGATCAGTGCGGTGTCAGCCGCGCCTTGGGGCAGTGCCGGCATTTTGCCGATCAGCTGGATGTATCTGCGGCTGATGGGCCCCCATGGCCTGCGCCAGGCCACGGCTGTGGCCTTGTTGTCGGCCAACTATCTCGCCCGTCGCCTTGATGCCCATTTCCCAGTGCTGTTTCGAGGTGAAGGAGGGCTGGTGGCCCATGAATGCATTCTTGATTTGCGTGGGCTGAAGCGCACCGCCGCTCTGGAAGTGGACGACATTGCCAAGCGGTTAATGGATTACGGCTTCCATGCCCCCACCGTCAGCTGGCCTGTGGCCGGCACGGTGATGGTTGAGCCCACCGAAAGTGAAAGCCTGGCGGAATTGGATCGTTTTTGTGACGCCATGATTGCCATTCGGGCGGAAGCGGCGGCGATTGAATCAGGCGCCATCGATTCGCTGAACAATCCCCTGAAACGGGCTCCTCACACGCTTGCTGCGGTCACCGCTGATCACTGGGATCGCCCTTACAGCCGTGAGCAAGCGGCTTTCCCCCTGGCCGGTCAACGGGAGTCAAAATTCTGGCCCCATGTGGCCCGGATTGATAACGCCTTTGGCGATCGCAATCTGGTCTGCACCTGTCCTTCTGTGGAAGAGCTGGCGGAGTTGCCGTCCGCCGGTTAA